The following are from one region of the Syngnathus acus chromosome 19, fSynAcu1.2, whole genome shotgun sequence genome:
- the becn1 gene encoding beclin-1 isoform X1 encodes MEGSKTSSTTMQVSFVCQRCCQPLKLDTSFNVLDRVTIHELIAPLVTVTPSKHAECGDGDTTEETFAENKQDGVSRKYIPPARRMMSTESANSFTLIGDTSDGGTMENLSRRLKVTSDLFDIMSGQTDVDHPLCEECTDTLLDHLDTQLNITENECQNYKQCLELLSQLPVEDEETLLGELEHLKEEEAALVQQLEAVEEQRAAVAQELTQSRGQAQQLETEELQYQKEYSEFKRQQLELDDELKSVDNQMRYCQIQLDRLKKTNVFNATFHIWHSGQFGTINNFRLGRLPSVPVEWNEINAAWGQTVLLLHALANKMGLRFQRYRLVPYGNHSYLESLTDKSKELPLYCSGGLRFFWDNKFDHAMVAFLDCVQQFKDEVEKGDTGFCLPYRMDVEKGKIEDTGGSGGSYSIKTQFNSEEQWTKALKFMLTNLKWGLAWVTSQFYNR; translated from the exons ATGGAGGGCTCCAAGACATCGAGCACGACGATGCAGGTTAGCTTTGTTTGTCAGCGGTGCTGCCAACCTCTCAAGCTGGACACGTCCTTCAATGTACTGGACCGGGTCACCATCCACGAACTGATTG CTCCACTGGTGACTGTAACCCCAAGCAAACATGCGGAATGTGGTGACGGAGACACAACAGAG GAGACCTTTGCAGAAAATAAGCAAGATGGCGTGTCAAGGAAATACATCCCCCCAGCACG CAGGATGATGTCGACAGAGAGCGCCAACAGCTTCACGCTGATCGGAGACACTTCAGATGGAGGCACCATGGAAAACCTAAGCCGCAGACTCAAG GTGACGAGCGACCTGTTTGACATCATGTCCGGTCAGACGGATGTGGACCACCCGCTTTGCGAGGAATGCACAGACACGCTTTTGGACCACCTGGACACGCAGCTCAACATCACCGAGAATGAATGTCAGAATTACAA GCAGTGCCTGGAGCTCCTGTCGCAGCTGCCagtggaggatgaggagacgCTGCTGGGCGAGCTGGAGCATCTGAAGGAGGAAGAAGCAGCGCTCGTGCAGCAGCTGGAGGCCGTGGAGGAGCAACGCGCAGCCGTGGCCCAGGAGCTGACGCAGAGCCGGGGACAGGCCCAGCAGTTGGAGACGGAGGAGCTGCA GTACCAGAAAGAGTACAGCGAGTTCAAACGTCAGCAGCTGGAGCTGGACGACGAGCTGAAGAGCGTCGACAACCAGATGCGTTACTGCCAGATCCAACTGGATCGGCTCAAGAAGACAAACGTCTTCAACGCCACTTTTCACATCTG GCACAGCGGCCAGTTCGGCACCATCAACAACTTTCGTCTGGGTCGACTTCCCAGCGTGCCGGTGGAGTGGAACGAGATCAATGCGGCCTGGGGGCAGacagtgctgctgctgcacgcGCTGGCCAACAAGATGGGGCTGCGCTTTCAGAG GTATCGCCTGGTGCCCTATGGAAATCATTCCTACTTGGAGTCCCTTACAGACAAATCAAAG GAACTTCCGTTGTACTGTTCGGGGGGCCTGAGGTTTTTCTGGGACAATAAGTTTGACCACGCGATGGTGGCCTTCCTGGACTGCGTGCAGCAGTTCAAAGACGAGGTGGAAAAAGGCGACACTGGCTTCTGTCTTCCATACAG gaTGGACGTGGAGAAGGGCAAGATTGAGGACAcgggcggcagcggcggctcgTACTCCATCAAGACTCAATTCAACTCGGAGGAGCAGTGGACCAAGGCGCTCAAGTTCATGCTCACCAACCTCAAGTGGGGGTTGGCCTGGGTCACCTCGCAGTTCTACAACAGATAA
- the becn1 gene encoding beclin-1 isoform X2 → MEGSKTSSTTMQVSFVCQRCCQPLKLDTSFNVLDRVTIHELIAPLVTVTPSKHAECGDGDTTEETFAENKQDGVSRKYIPPARMMSTESANSFTLIGDTSDGGTMENLSRRLKVTSDLFDIMSGQTDVDHPLCEECTDTLLDHLDTQLNITENECQNYKQCLELLSQLPVEDEETLLGELEHLKEEEAALVQQLEAVEEQRAAVAQELTQSRGQAQQLETEELQYQKEYSEFKRQQLELDDELKSVDNQMRYCQIQLDRLKKTNVFNATFHIWHSGQFGTINNFRLGRLPSVPVEWNEINAAWGQTVLLLHALANKMGLRFQRYRLVPYGNHSYLESLTDKSKELPLYCSGGLRFFWDNKFDHAMVAFLDCVQQFKDEVEKGDTGFCLPYRMDVEKGKIEDTGGSGGSYSIKTQFNSEEQWTKALKFMLTNLKWGLAWVTSQFYNR, encoded by the exons ATGGAGGGCTCCAAGACATCGAGCACGACGATGCAGGTTAGCTTTGTTTGTCAGCGGTGCTGCCAACCTCTCAAGCTGGACACGTCCTTCAATGTACTGGACCGGGTCACCATCCACGAACTGATTG CTCCACTGGTGACTGTAACCCCAAGCAAACATGCGGAATGTGGTGACGGAGACACAACAGAG GAGACCTTTGCAGAAAATAAGCAAGATGGCGTGTCAAGGAAATACATCCCCCCAGCACG GATGATGTCGACAGAGAGCGCCAACAGCTTCACGCTGATCGGAGACACTTCAGATGGAGGCACCATGGAAAACCTAAGCCGCAGACTCAAG GTGACGAGCGACCTGTTTGACATCATGTCCGGTCAGACGGATGTGGACCACCCGCTTTGCGAGGAATGCACAGACACGCTTTTGGACCACCTGGACACGCAGCTCAACATCACCGAGAATGAATGTCAGAATTACAA GCAGTGCCTGGAGCTCCTGTCGCAGCTGCCagtggaggatgaggagacgCTGCTGGGCGAGCTGGAGCATCTGAAGGAGGAAGAAGCAGCGCTCGTGCAGCAGCTGGAGGCCGTGGAGGAGCAACGCGCAGCCGTGGCCCAGGAGCTGACGCAGAGCCGGGGACAGGCCCAGCAGTTGGAGACGGAGGAGCTGCA GTACCAGAAAGAGTACAGCGAGTTCAAACGTCAGCAGCTGGAGCTGGACGACGAGCTGAAGAGCGTCGACAACCAGATGCGTTACTGCCAGATCCAACTGGATCGGCTCAAGAAGACAAACGTCTTCAACGCCACTTTTCACATCTG GCACAGCGGCCAGTTCGGCACCATCAACAACTTTCGTCTGGGTCGACTTCCCAGCGTGCCGGTGGAGTGGAACGAGATCAATGCGGCCTGGGGGCAGacagtgctgctgctgcacgcGCTGGCCAACAAGATGGGGCTGCGCTTTCAGAG GTATCGCCTGGTGCCCTATGGAAATCATTCCTACTTGGAGTCCCTTACAGACAAATCAAAG GAACTTCCGTTGTACTGTTCGGGGGGCCTGAGGTTTTTCTGGGACAATAAGTTTGACCACGCGATGGTGGCCTTCCTGGACTGCGTGCAGCAGTTCAAAGACGAGGTGGAAAAAGGCGACACTGGCTTCTGTCTTCCATACAG gaTGGACGTGGAGAAGGGCAAGATTGAGGACAcgggcggcagcggcggctcgTACTCCATCAAGACTCAATTCAACTCGGAGGAGCAGTGGACCAAGGCGCTCAAGTTCATGCTCACCAACCTCAAGTGGGGGTTGGCCTGGGTCACCTCGCAGTTCTACAACAGATAA